A window of Castanea sativa cultivar Marrone di Chiusa Pesio chromosome 1, ASM4071231v1 contains these coding sequences:
- the LOC142642524 gene encoding uncharacterized protein LOC142642524, translated as MKCLEVRQSEKGKVEKMGPFPKQPLFCLKWPWDTQQNPNSPNLCTFDGPWIFKSLQNLGSAAFNLVTSVSKSTYPSLSSDKPSQFDAGINQSQSLKSRKLTLTPEEQAEAEQRAFASALATGKEATVIEFYSPKCRLCNSLVDFVSEVEGRNLDWVSIVMADAENEKWLPELLHYDIKYVPCFVLLDQTGRALAKTGVPSSRLHVIAGLSHLLKMKRPLKTNR; from the exons ATGAAGTGTCTTGAAGTCCGGCAATCTGAAAAAGGAAAGGTAGAGAAAATGGGTCCTTTTCCCAAACAACCTTTATTTTGCCTGAAATGGCCATGGGACACCCAACAAAATCCTAATAGTCCTAATCTCTGCACATTTGACGGTCCTTGGATATTCAAATCCTTGCAAAATCTTGGGTCTGCTGCTTTCAATCTTGTCACCTCTGTTTCAAAATCCACTTATCCATCACTCAGTTCCGATAAACCCTCCCAATTTGATGCTGGAATCAACCAAAGTCAGAGTTTGAAGTCGAGAAAGTTGACCTTGACTCCTGAAGAGCAAGCAGAGGCAGAGCAAAGAGCATTTGCTTCAGCCTTGGCTACTGGGAAAGAGGCTACAGTGATTGAGTTCTACTCACCAAAATGCAGGCTTTGCAATTCGTTAGTAGATTTTGTTTCAGAGGTAGAGGGTAGAAACTTAGATTGGGTCAGCATTGTCATGGCAGATGCGGAAAATGAGAAATGGCTACCTGAG CTTCTTCATTATGATATTAAATACGTCCCATGCTTTGTATTGCTAGACCAAACGGGAAGAGCACTAGCAAAGACAGGTGTTCCAAGTAGTCGGCTACATGTAATAGCAGGTCTCTCTCATCTTCTCAAAATGAAGCGTCCCTTGAAAACTAATCGCTAG